From a region of the Acidimicrobiales bacterium genome:
- a CDS encoding CocE/NonD family hydrolase: MIGGSKLARLALATFLLCCAVGAAPALAAPVRSNTTARPEAARSTTAAPTGVTKSGYITMTDGVKLRYTVVLPKARGRFPVALKYDGYCEGTSPMTCNEGHDAEALLAAGYAVLGVNLRGTGCSQGTFDFRSPQETTDGVAVVGWAAQQPWSTGHVGMFGDSFPGLTQPAIAARHPKGLDAIAPWQIVDDLYRDVAYPGGIPNGEFAILWALADQPPAATSSAMSGIQARDLQCATSLAGQVPVNPTDNIMVSGLLHSYMSGFWTSKAVGASASNITVPAFGCESWQDDEVGSRSLWTLFPRLRADRTWMLVTNGFHGMCTYSTPITNELVRFFDRFVKGRHNGFESTPHVQLWHETTNATNPKPRWVTTARSWPPATTTEHLFLGRGGALTTSAPSGTQPADSYLSPTVSPGTEDGIIFGQQNLFWKLPGEPAGAVAYTTPKLGRDTELLGPISVDLWLRSTATDTDLQATITEVRPDGQELYVGRGWLRASMRKLDAKASTPTMPVYTDLASDVQPLVLGRATAVRIAVLPLDHVFRAGSRIRVVIDTASQTGGWNFEPLVNAGLVSVLHDTAHPSQVVFGTVRGASAPRSYPACDTLLNQPCRPDAFPSSRPSGRLG, translated from the coding sequence CGAAGTCGGGCTACATCACCATGACCGACGGCGTGAAGCTCCGTTACACGGTGGTGTTGCCCAAGGCGCGGGGCCGCTTCCCCGTGGCGCTCAAGTACGACGGCTACTGCGAGGGCACGTCGCCCATGACGTGCAACGAGGGCCACGACGCCGAGGCGTTGCTCGCCGCCGGCTACGCGGTGCTCGGCGTCAACTTGCGCGGCACGGGCTGCTCGCAGGGCACGTTCGACTTTCGCAGCCCACAAGAGACCACCGACGGGGTGGCCGTGGTGGGGTGGGCCGCGCAGCAGCCGTGGTCGACAGGACACGTCGGGATGTTCGGCGACTCCTTTCCCGGTCTGACCCAGCCCGCCATCGCGGCTCGGCACCCCAAGGGCCTCGACGCGATCGCGCCGTGGCAGATCGTCGACGACTTGTACCGCGACGTCGCCTACCCGGGCGGCATCCCGAACGGCGAGTTCGCGATCTTGTGGGCGTTGGCCGACCAGCCCCCTGCCGCTACCAGCAGCGCGATGAGCGGCATCCAGGCCCGTGACCTCCAATGTGCCACGAGCCTCGCCGGCCAAGTGCCGGTCAACCCCACCGACAACATCATGGTGTCCGGCCTGCTGCACTCGTACATGAGCGGGTTCTGGACGTCGAAGGCAGTGGGAGCATCCGCGAGCAACATCACCGTGCCGGCGTTCGGGTGTGAATCGTGGCAGGACGACGAAGTCGGGAGCCGCAGCTTGTGGACCCTCTTCCCGCGCTTGCGTGCCGACCGCACCTGGATGCTCGTCACGAACGGCTTCCACGGCATGTGCACGTACTCGACGCCGATCACGAACGAGCTGGTGCGCTTCTTCGACCGCTTCGTGAAGGGCCGACACAACGGCTTCGAGTCGACCCCGCACGTCCAGCTGTGGCACGAGACCACGAACGCGACCAACCCGAAGCCGCGGTGGGTCACGACGGCTCGGAGCTGGCCGCCGGCGACAACCACCGAGCACCTCTTCCTCGGGCGCGGCGGCGCGCTGACCACCTCTGCGCCATCGGGTACGCAACCCGCCGACAGCTATCTCTCGCCGACCGTGTCGCCTGGGACGGAGGACGGGATCATCTTCGGGCAGCAGAACCTGTTCTGGAAGCTGCCGGGCGAGCCGGCGGGCGCGGTCGCGTACACCACCCCGAAACTCGGCCGCGACACCGAACTGCTCGGCCCGATCAGCGTCGACCTCTGGCTGAGATCGACCGCGACCGACACTGACCTGCAGGCCACGATCACCGAAGTGCGACCCGACGGGCAGGAGCTGTACGTCGGTCGCGGCTGGTTGCGTGCCTCGATGCGCAAGCTCGACGCCAAGGCGAGCACGCCCACCATGCCGGTGTACACCGACCTGGCCTCCGACGTGCAGCCCCTGGTCCTGGGCAGAGCGACGGCGGTGCGGATCGCGGTGCTCCCCTTGGACCATGTGTTCCGGGCCGGTTCCCGCATCCGGGTGGTGATCGACACCGCCAGCCAGACAGGAGGCTGGAACTTCGAACCGCTGGTGAACGCAGGGCTCGTCTCGGTGCTGCACGACACGGCCCACCCGTCCCAGGTCGTGTTCGGGACGGTCCGAGGCGCGAGCGCGCCTCGGTCCTATCCGGCGTGCGACACGTTGCTCAACCAGCCCTGCCGCCCCGACGCCTTCCCCTCCTCGAGGCCCTCCGGTCGTCTCGGCTGA